A single genomic interval of bacterium harbors:
- a CDS encoding Gfo/Idh/MocA family oxidoreductase: protein MPCGTCSIPCWRRPCGDKGLTDTRINMVVTKRSESAAGWAVVGLGIHAVERMLPAFRRAHLARLVGVHSRRPDVTREVARTYGVRGYSTLDGVLEDPDVQAVYLATPNDLHRDQTVRAAAARKHVLVEKPMALSVEDATAMVRACAGADVKLYVGFHLRFHPAHQRTRALVAGGEIGDVVWAGARWVSQRAPDRGWRLEPGRSGGTLLTARGVHLLDLVRFVCATEFVSVSGCSDGFRPEKPPDDTTAGMGRLASGGLAHVVCSRLVPGGGNDLEIYGTRGTIVCRSTIAAEPAGTLLVATGGAEQTHTYERCDVLVDELDGVSAAVAGAGADEVGASGEDGARVAAVTSGLIESVQSGRTVTLRYPV, encoded by the coding sequence ATGCCCTGCGGGACCTGCTCGATCCCGTGCTGGCGCAGGCCGTGCGGCGATAAGGGCCTCACGGACACCCGAATCAACATGGTGGTGACCAAGCGAAGCGAAAGTGCCGCCGGGTGGGCGGTCGTAGGCCTCGGAATTCATGCGGTTGAACGCATGCTGCCGGCCTTCCGGCGGGCGCATCTGGCCCGGCTGGTGGGCGTGCATTCGCGCCGGCCGGACGTTACGCGGGAGGTCGCCCGAACGTACGGAGTGCGTGGGTACTCTACCCTCGACGGCGTGCTCGAAGATCCGGACGTTCAGGCCGTGTATCTGGCGACACCGAACGACCTGCACAGGGACCAGACCGTCCGCGCCGCCGCCGCCCGGAAGCACGTACTGGTCGAGAAGCCGATGGCGCTGTCGGTCGAGGACGCGACGGCGATGGTTCGGGCGTGTGCCGGCGCCGACGTGAAGTTATACGTCGGGTTTCACCTGCGGTTTCATCCGGCGCACCAACGCACCCGGGCGCTCGTCGCCGGAGGCGAGATCGGCGACGTAGTATGGGCCGGCGCCCGATGGGTCAGTCAGCGGGCGCCCGATCGGGGGTGGCGTCTCGAGCCCGGCCGCTCGGGCGGCACGCTCCTGACGGCGCGGGGTGTGCACCTGCTCGACCTCGTCCGTTTCGTGTGTGCGACGGAGTTCGTGTCGGTCAGCGGGTGCAGCGACGGGTTTCGGCCGGAGAAACCGCCGGATGATACGACCGCGGGGATGGGCAGGCTTGCCTCGGGCGGCCTGGCCCACGTCGTGTGTTCGCGGCTCGTGCCCGGCGGCGGAAATGACCTCGAGATCTACGGGACCCGCGGGACCATCGTCTGCCGCTCCACCATCGCGGCCGAGCCGGCGGGCACATTGCTCGTGGCGACAGGGGGGGCGGAGCAGACCCACACATACGAACGATGTGACGTGCTCGTCGATGAGCTTGACGGGGTGAGTGCCGCCGTCGCCGGCGCCGGAGCCGACGAGGTCGGCGCGAGCGGGGAAGACGGTGCGCGCGTCGCGGCGGTAACGAGCGGGCTGATCGAGTCGGTGCAGTCGGGAAGGACGGTCACACTACGCTATCCTGTGTGA
- a CDS encoding pyridoxamine 5'-phosphate oxidase family protein: protein MAILTPEMKRVVREQRLGYVATVCPDHTPNVSPKGTTTVWDDDHLIFADICSPRTVENLRHNPAIEINVVDPILRKGYRFRGSAIVLQRGAQFEEAMEFYRDIYGMHPKTADSVRHVVLVKVERALPLISPIYDLGATEDEVVARYTKYYGDLRPNKPSGVASSARPRHERDEKDGAADCEPASREAAYGNEKARP from the coding sequence ATGGCGATTTTGACGCCGGAGATGAAGCGGGTCGTGCGTGAGCAGCGGCTAGGCTACGTTGCTACAGTATGTCCCGATCACACGCCGAACGTGTCGCCGAAAGGGACGACCACGGTGTGGGATGACGATCACCTGATTTTTGCCGACATCTGCTCCCCGAGAACAGTCGAGAATCTCCGACACAATCCCGCGATCGAGATCAACGTGGTCGATCCCATACTGCGCAAAGGGTACCGCTTCCGGGGATCGGCAATCGTACTGCAGCGGGGTGCGCAATTTGAGGAGGCAATGGAGTTCTATCGAGACATATATGGGATGCACCCAAAGACCGCGGATAGCGTCCGTCACGTGGTGCTGGTGAAAGTTGAACGCGCCCTGCCGCTGATCTCCCCTATCTATGATCTTGGGGCAACAGAAGACGAGGTCGTCGCCCGCTACACGAAGTACTACGGCGATCTGCGACCGAACAAGCCAAGCGGCGTGGCCAGCTCTGCACGGCCCCGCCATGAGCGTGACGAAAAGGACGGTGCGGCGGACTGTGAACCCGCATCGAGAGAGGCTGCCTATGGCAACGAAAAAGCCCGTCCCTAA
- a CDS encoding Gfo/Idh/MocA family oxidoreductase, translated as MGVKVGLIGAGAMGRRHLEALARDERARVVGVADAVEAAARSAAAVAGARPCRDLADLADAGAEAVFVTLPNAFHAGVVLEALDRGLHVFCEKPMATTLADGRAVASGVKRAGRVYQMGFNRRWAPAYRYLKERIDAGFVPYSANVKMNDGDMLTPGWYTNVEICGGFMYDTAVHLVDMVAWLVGPVERVTALGRRSCYPDYDDIAMLLQCGDRPVAFTTCGHASWALPQERVELYGDHALLASEDLDRVRHTTRETPEAPWEHLPSPDRVTLWGYVDEDREFVDACLGQAPPPVGVREALHSIAVLEAAYASIRSGGAPTPVPQE; from the coding sequence GTGGGCGTGAAGGTCGGGCTGATCGGCGCGGGGGCGATGGGCCGGCGTCATCTGGAGGCGCTGGCGCGGGACGAGCGCGCGCGGGTGGTCGGCGTCGCCGACGCGGTGGAAGCGGCCGCCCGTTCCGCGGCGGCGGTGGCCGGGGCGCGGCCGTGCCGGGACCTCGCGGATCTCGCGGACGCCGGCGCGGAAGCGGTCTTCGTCACGCTGCCCAACGCCTTCCACGCCGGGGTCGTGCTCGAGGCGCTCGACCGCGGACTGCACGTGTTTTGCGAGAAGCCGATGGCGACCACGCTTGCGGACGGGCGCGCGGTCGCATCAGGCGTGAAGCGCGCCGGCCGCGTCTATCAGATGGGCTTCAATAGGCGTTGGGCGCCGGCGTACCGATATTTGAAAGAGCGAATCGACGCCGGCTTCGTACCGTACTCCGCGAACGTGAAGATGAACGACGGCGACATGCTGACGCCGGGCTGGTATACGAACGTGGAGATTTGCGGGGGGTTCATGTACGATACCGCCGTGCACCTCGTCGACATGGTGGCGTGGCTCGTCGGGCCCGTCGAGCGGGTCACGGCCCTTGGGCGGCGGAGCTGTTACCCCGACTACGACGATATCGCGATGCTGCTGCAGTGCGGCGACCGGCCCGTCGCCTTCACCACGTGCGGCCACGCCTCGTGGGCGCTTCCACAAGAACGCGTGGAACTGTACGGCGACCACGCACTCCTCGCTTCGGAGGATCTCGACCGCGTGCGGCACACGACGCGCGAGACGCCCGAGGCGCCGTGGGAACACCTGCCCTCGCCGGACCGGGTCACCCTGTGGGGCTACGTGGACGAGGACCGCGAGTTCGTCGACGCCTGCCTGGGCCAGGCACCGCCGCCGGTCGGCGTGCGCGAGGCTTTGCACAGCATTGCCGTACTCGAGGCCGCCTACGCCAGCATCCGGAGCGGGGGCGCGCCGACGCCGGTCCCCCAGGAGTAG
- a CDS encoding sugar phosphate isomerase/epimerase family protein produces MYLSCSSQSYADEIDAGRLGLGEWFRLCAEDLGLRTVELEDKHVGEPTAARVGELTGAASRHGLEIVNIALMNNFGLADDGRRRAEEERTIAWMRASRDLGSRFLRTFAGWPEGDRAARWPAMVASLRSVCARAEGARVSLVLENHNHGGFVQTADDVAAVLDAVASPALGLLLDTGNYLDGRPSIVRTAPLARHVHAKFTRVGPDGRDAGIDNAGAIDLLGGAGYRGAVSIEYEGEEAGRTAVPRAIAFLRSLGLA; encoded by the coding sequence GTGTATCTCTCGTGCAGCTCACAATCCTATGCCGACGAGATCGACGCCGGGCGTCTCGGGCTCGGGGAGTGGTTCCGGCTGTGCGCCGAGGATTTGGGGCTGCGGACGGTGGAGCTCGAGGACAAGCACGTCGGGGAGCCGACGGCCGCGCGCGTCGGCGAGCTGACCGGCGCCGCGTCCCGGCACGGCCTCGAGATCGTGAACATCGCGCTCATGAACAACTTCGGGCTGGCCGACGACGGCCGGCGTCGCGCCGAAGAGGAGCGCACCATCGCCTGGATGCGGGCGTCCCGTGATCTCGGCTCGCGGTTCCTGCGAACGTTCGCCGGCTGGCCGGAGGGGGACCGCGCCGCGCGGTGGCCCGCGATGGTCGCGTCGCTGCGCTCAGTATGCGCCCGCGCTGAAGGCGCCCGGGTGTCGCTCGTGCTGGAGAACCACAACCACGGCGGGTTTGTCCAGACGGCCGACGACGTGGCGGCCGTCCTGGACGCCGTCGCGAGCCCGGCGCTCGGCCTGCTCCTGGACACCGGAAACTATCTGGACGGCCGGCCGTCGATCGTCCGCACGGCGCCGCTCGCCCGCCACGTGCACGCAAAGTTCACGCGCGTCGGGCCGGACGGGCGCGACGCCGGGATCGACAACGCCGGGGCGATCGACCTGCTGGGCGGCGCCGGGTACCGCGGCGCCGTCTCCATCGAGTACGAGGGCGAGGAGGCCGGACGGACCGCGGTCCCGCGCGCGATCGCGTTCCTGCGAAGCCTCGGCCTCGCGTAG
- a CDS encoding glutamate cyclase domain-containing protein, giving the protein MPEIIADSIDRLTCVEMRSPGIDRGIIEPLYRAAREAQGGAPLSLRAARLLQERVTAKDAVVIITGAGAPPYLPYGETDGPPGAAALARAIGRGFGARTVVLTEPQYMPGVRAAAAAAGLPVLDDAWAMQRPGAVVLRPYPVGDEEGRREADAVLSQYTPAVVIAIEKLGPNAKGVIHSLRGIDGTAHTGKAHHLIQAARSREIATMGFGDGGNELGCGLIYETVRRVLEYGAKCQCPCGGGMATVVKTDVLVISNTSNWGAYGTAACLALLLGDPTLLPGPDEERRVVEQCALRGAGDGMAGLPIPWVDGTSTEVQQAVLVMLHMIVANGLKKLRRPF; this is encoded by the coding sequence GTGCCGGAGATTATCGCGGACAGTATCGATCGGTTGACGTGCGTGGAGATGCGAAGTCCCGGGATCGATCGGGGCATCATCGAGCCCCTCTACCGGGCGGCCCGCGAGGCTCAGGGAGGAGCGCCGCTGAGCCTTCGGGCGGCGCGTCTGCTTCAGGAGCGGGTGACGGCAAAGGATGCCGTCGTGATCATCACCGGCGCCGGCGCGCCGCCGTATCTCCCGTACGGTGAAACCGACGGACCGCCGGGTGCCGCGGCGCTGGCCCGCGCGATCGGGCGCGGATTCGGAGCCCGGACGGTGGTGCTGACCGAGCCGCAGTACATGCCGGGGGTCCGTGCGGCCGCCGCGGCGGCGGGACTGCCGGTGTTGGACGACGCCTGGGCGATGCAGCGGCCCGGCGCCGTAGTGCTGCGACCGTACCCTGTGGGGGACGAAGAGGGACGGCGCGAGGCGGATGCCGTGCTCTCGCAATACACACCTGCGGTGGTCATCGCCATCGAAAAGCTGGGACCGAACGCGAAGGGCGTCATTCACAGTCTTCGCGGCATCGATGGGACCGCGCACACAGGCAAAGCACACCATCTCATTCAGGCGGCGCGGTCTCGAGAGATCGCGACGATGGGCTTCGGCGACGGGGGAAACGAACTTGGCTGCGGCCTCATTTACGAGACGGTCCGGCGCGTCCTCGAATACGGGGCTAAGTGCCAGTGCCCCTGCGGCGGGGGTATGGCCACGGTCGTAAAGACCGATGTGTTGGTGATTTCGAATACCAGCAATTGGGGGGCGTACGGCACCGCGGCGTGCCTGGCGCTGCTGCTGGGCGATCCCACGCTGCTCCCGGGGCCGGACGAAGAACGCCGGGTGGTCGAGCAATGTGCCCTGCGCGGCGCCGGAGACGGGATGGCTGGATTGCCCATTCCCTGGGTGGACGGCACCTCGACGGAGGTGCAACAGGCTGTGCTCGTAATGCTTCATATGATCGTAGCGAACGGACTCAAAAAGTTGCGGAGGCCGTTCTAA
- a CDS encoding Gfo/Idh/MocA family oxidoreductase — translation MRLVDVARPLGVAVLGYTGVARAHLTALRRHAELFPDAPAQPRLVALCGRTREAVEEAARRYGAERSATEWQALVDDPAVDVLINAAPNDLHAAPSIAALRAGKAVLCEKPLGRTAREAAEMARAGRESRRVAMTGFNYRFMPAVLLARRMAESGELGRLYHFRCRYSDDSLVDPRSPWGWRHDRERAGSGVIGDLAAHPLDLALALAGPITAVTAATRTFIAERPHGAGIAPVTVEDAVAATLEFQSGAVGTLEASGMCPGRKNLFTFELNGARGTVVWDLERLNELRVYHGDGDARGLADVLVTERHHPYGGRWWPPGHTLGWESGFVHQIEELVRRVAGTGGPVAGATFADGLACALVCDALLTAAESGRRISVPPVPEDLRSDPG, via the coding sequence ATGCGCTTAGTTGACGTGGCGCGCCCGCTCGGCGTCGCGGTCCTCGGCTACACGGGCGTCGCGCGGGCGCACCTCACCGCCCTGCGCCGTCACGCCGAACTCTTTCCGGACGCCCCGGCGCAGCCGCGGCTCGTCGCGCTGTGCGGGCGGACGCGGGAGGCGGTCGAGGAGGCGGCCCGGCGGTACGGCGCCGAGCGGTCCGCGACGGAGTGGCAGGCCCTCGTCGACGATCCGGCCGTCGATGTGCTCATCAACGCGGCCCCGAACGACCTCCACGCGGCACCGAGCATCGCCGCGCTGCGCGCCGGCAAGGCGGTGCTGTGCGAAAAACCGCTCGGCCGGACGGCCCGTGAGGCGGCGGAGATGGCGCGGGCCGGCCGCGAGAGCCGGCGCGTCGCGATGACCGGGTTCAACTACCGGTTCATGCCGGCGGTGCTGCTCGCGCGCCGCATGGCCGAGTCGGGCGAGTTGGGGCGCCTCTACCACTTCCGCTGCCGCTACAGCGACGACTCGCTGGTCGATCCGCGCTCGCCCTGGGGATGGCGCCACGACCGCGAACGGGCCGGGAGCGGCGTGATCGGAGACCTCGCCGCCCATCCGCTCGACCTCGCCCTCGCCCTGGCCGGGCCGATCACCGCGGTCACGGCGGCAACGCGGACGTTCATCGCCGAACGGCCGCACGGCGCGGGGATCGCGCCGGTGACGGTCGAGGACGCCGTCGCCGCCACGCTCGAGTTCCAGAGCGGGGCCGTCGGCACGCTGGAGGCGAGCGGGATGTGCCCCGGCCGCAAGAACCTGTTCACGTTCGAGCTCAACGGCGCGCGCGGCACCGTGGTCTGGGATCTCGAGCGTTTGAACGAACTGCGGGTGTATCACGGCGACGGGGACGCGCGCGGCCTCGCCGACGTGCTCGTCACCGAGCGACATCATCCCTACGGCGGCCGCTGGTGGCCGCCCGGGCACACGCTCGGCTGGGAGAGCGGCTTCGTCCACCAGATCGAGGAGCTGGTCCGCCGCGTCGCGGGGACCGGCGGGCCGGTGGCCGGCGCCACGTTCGCGGACGGCCTCGCGTGCGCGCTCGTCTGCGACGCGCTGCTGACCGCGGCGGAGAGCGGCCGGCGGATCTCGGTGCCGCCCGTGCCCGAAGACCTGCGTTCGGATCCCGGGTAA
- a CDS encoding PLP-dependent aminotransferase family protein, with protein sequence MDVFPWKLWVRLLAQPPRPFRIGLPALDVFPWKLWGRLLARRWRSLSPSLVGGKHPSGYRPLRELVAAYLRDARGLVCTPDQVILVGGSQQGFDLAARVLLEPRAAVWVENPGYPWAHGLLRAAGARLIPVPVDAEGLDVTAAVTKYRHARLAFVTPSHQFPLGATMSVARRLLLLQWASHHNAWILEDDYNSEYRYHGQPLPALQGLDPNGRVIYLGTLSKVLFPGLRLGYLVVPPDLIDAFSAASFLAGYYPPILSQAVLADFIAEGHFGRHIRRMRSLYEERQGCLVEAAKRRLTGLLEVAAATAGMHLVGRLVGWASDTAAAERCASQGIDVVPLSVCCVEKVRKRALLLGYAAYDERAIIDGVQRMAVALRPNDRMPLRRTPAASVRM encoded by the coding sequence TTGGACGTCTTTCCGTGGAAGCTGTGGGTACGGTTGCTGGCCCAGCCGCCTCGGCCGTTTCGCATCGGCCTCCCTGCGTTGGACGTCTTTCCATGGAAGCTGTGGGGACGGTTGCTGGCCCGGAGGTGGCGCTCCCTCTCCCCGTCCCTCGTGGGCGGCAAGCATCCGTCGGGATACCGGCCGTTACGAGAGCTCGTCGCAGCCTATCTGAGAGACGCTCGAGGGCTCGTCTGCACGCCCGATCAGGTGATTCTCGTCGGCGGCTCGCAACAGGGCTTCGACCTCGCGGCTCGCGTCCTCCTTGAACCGAGGGCCGCCGTCTGGGTGGAGAATCCCGGGTATCCATGGGCGCACGGCCTTCTCCGTGCGGCCGGTGCGCGGTTGATCCCCGTGCCGGTGGATGCTGAAGGGCTCGATGTCACCGCCGCTGTCACAAAATACCGGCACGCGCGATTGGCGTTCGTCACTCCGAGCCATCAGTTTCCTCTCGGCGCTACCATGAGTGTCGCCAGACGATTGTTACTGCTGCAGTGGGCCAGCCACCACAATGCGTGGATCTTGGAAGACGACTACAACAGTGAGTACCGGTATCATGGCCAACCCCTACCCGCGTTACAGGGCCTGGACCCCAACGGACGGGTGATCTACCTCGGGACGTTGAGCAAGGTACTGTTTCCCGGACTACGTCTGGGGTACCTCGTCGTGCCGCCAGACTTGATCGATGCGTTTTCCGCAGCGAGTTTTTTGGCAGGATACTATCCTCCGATCCTGAGCCAGGCCGTGCTCGCCGACTTCATCGCCGAGGGGCACTTCGGCCGCCATATCAGGCGCATGCGTTCCCTGTACGAGGAGCGTCAGGGGTGTCTAGTAGAGGCCGCAAAGCGGCGGTTGACAGGCCTTCTCGAAGTCGCCGCCGCGACAGCGGGGATGCACCTGGTTGGTCGGCTGGTCGGATGGGCAAGTGATACCGCGGCGGCAGAACGCTGCGCTTCCCAGGGCATCGACGTCGTGCCGCTCTCAGTGTGCTGCGTAGAGAAGGTCCGCAAGCGCGCGCTGTTACTAGGTTACGCCGCCTACGACGAACGCGCGATCATCGATGGCGTTCAGCGGATGGCAGTGGCACTTCGGCCAAACGATAGGATGCCCTTACGTCGCACACCGGCCGCATCTGTCCGGATGTGA
- a CDS encoding nuclear transport factor 2 family protein: MGVGENIEVMLEIFRRIEGRSPQRPDPQRLLALCQPDVEFHWPPSLPYGGTARGLRAQGRTWAETWDPLQSTEAERRLDPRVVAASEDEVVVLWRQRGLSPAGDRFDGEVLGLYRLSKGKLARAQMFYFDTAAVVSFLAKAGGPNTGADDGSASPVLGS, translated from the coding sequence ATGGGCGTTGGCGAGAACATCGAAGTGATGCTTGAGATCTTCCGCAGGATCGAGGGACGGAGTCCGCAGCGACCTGATCCGCAGCGGCTGCTGGCACTCTGTCAGCCTGACGTCGAATTCCATTGGCCCCCGTCGCTCCCGTACGGTGGAACTGCGCGCGGGTTGAGGGCGCAGGGTCGCACCTGGGCCGAGACCTGGGATCCTCTACAATCGACGGAAGCCGAACGACGGCTTGATCCCCGCGTCGTGGCCGCCAGCGAGGACGAGGTCGTCGTACTCTGGCGGCAGAGGGGGCTGAGTCCGGCAGGAGACCGATTCGACGGTGAGGTGTTGGGCCTCTACAGGCTCAGCAAAGGGAAACTCGCCCGCGCGCAGATGTTCTACTTCGATACCGCAGCGGTAGTGAGTTTTCTGGCGAAGGCCGGGGGGCCAAATACCGGTGCGGACGACGGGAGTGCATCACCTGTGCTTGGTTCGTAA
- a CDS encoding DegT/DnrJ/EryC1/StrS family aminotransferase produces MGRTASERLALHGGTPVRTEPLLPGYPGGLLIGAEEKAAVLEVLDSQSLFRHYGPKPLGKAAEFERAFARAMGTRHAVGVTSGTAALMTALAALGVGPGDEVIVPTYTWIATINAVVVLGAVPVFVDIDESLNMDPRAVEAAVTSATKAILPVHMRGAGADMAPILETARRHRLRVVEDAAQAVGGRYRGTRLGTFGDLGAFSLQYHKVITTGEGGVVVTQDAALYDRAVRYHDQGSARMQELDETLPGGNPLMIGLNFRMGEITGAIGLVQLGRMEGIIERMRAHKRAILDGLTGVPGLTPRPLPDPGGDTGATLMFFQPSAEQTRAFSAALNAEGIRNTVAWDSGQHVYYHFDQIIERRLFAERHCAWECPHYRGRARLEKGMFPRSDDLLTRAIHVDLHPLMTERDEADIVRAIRKVSHALS; encoded by the coding sequence ATGGGCAGGACCGCCAGCGAGCGGCTCGCACTGCATGGCGGGACACCGGTTCGCACCGAACCGCTCCTGCCCGGTTATCCCGGCGGTCTTCTGATCGGCGCGGAGGAAAAGGCCGCGGTGCTCGAGGTCCTGGACAGCCAGAGCCTCTTCCGCCACTACGGCCCCAAGCCCCTCGGGAAGGCCGCCGAGTTCGAGCGCGCGTTTGCGCGCGCGATGGGCACGCGCCACGCCGTCGGCGTCACGTCGGGCACCGCCGCGCTCATGACCGCGCTCGCCGCCCTCGGCGTGGGGCCCGGCGACGAGGTGATCGTCCCGACCTACACATGGATCGCCACGATCAACGCCGTCGTGGTGCTCGGCGCGGTGCCCGTGTTCGTGGACATCGACGAGAGCCTGAACATGGACCCGCGCGCGGTGGAGGCCGCGGTGACCTCCGCCACCAAGGCGATTCTGCCGGTGCACATGCGGGGTGCGGGCGCCGACATGGCGCCGATTCTCGAGACCGCGCGCCGGCACCGGCTCCGCGTTGTGGAAGACGCCGCGCAGGCGGTGGGAGGCCGGTATCGAGGCACGCGGCTCGGCACGTTCGGCGATCTGGGGGCGTTCAGCCTGCAGTATCACAAGGTGATCACCACGGGCGAAGGCGGCGTGGTCGTGACGCAAGACGCCGCGCTCTACGACCGCGCGGTCCGCTACCACGATCAAGGCTCGGCGCGCATGCAGGAGCTCGACGAGACGCTGCCGGGCGGCAACCCGCTCATGATCGGCCTCAACTTCCGGATGGGCGAGATCACGGGCGCGATCGGGCTCGTGCAGCTCGGACGGATGGAGGGCATCATCGAGCGCATGCGCGCGCACAAGCGGGCGATCCTCGACGGACTGACAGGTGTTCCCGGCCTGACCCCCCGTCCGCTCCCCGATCCCGGCGGCGACACGGGCGCCACGCTGATGTTCTTCCAGCCGTCGGCGGAGCAGACGCGCGCCTTCAGCGCCGCCCTCAACGCGGAGGGAATCCGCAACACCGTGGCCTGGGACAGCGGCCAGCACGTGTACTATCACTTCGACCAGATCATCGAGCGCCGCCTGTTCGCGGAGCGGCACTGCGCGTGGGAGTGCCCCCACTACCGGGGCCGCGCCCGCCTCGAGAAGGGCATGTTTCCGCGGAGCGACGATCTGCTCACGCGCGCAATCCATGTCGATCTGCATCCGCTCATGACCGAGCGGGATGAGGCGGACATCGTGCGCGCGATCCGAAAAGTCTCGCATGCGCTTAGTTGA
- a CDS encoding ABC transporter substrate-binding protein, with protein sequence MRSWIAPTLAGLMVAGLIAAASAQGGRRGGTLTAAIDRDPPTMDPHRSGSAVDRQVYQNLYDKLVDTDARLAIVPMLATSWAISPDGKAVTFKLRPSVKFQDGTPFNADAVKYNFDRMKFDSTFPSNRRSELGPMAGVTVVDPSTVRIILEQPYSPLLYVLTDRAGMMVSPAAAQKEGLNYALHPVGTGPFSFVEKVPQDHITLQRNPDYWGKGLPYLERVVFREITDDNARVANLKSGDAQIINIVPAAQVQALAKEAAQPGSRFRLIEAGAMAWTALPLNTTKPPFDNKLLRQAFNATINREAIANVVLQKAVYPAYSFFPNGTPAYDPTWKLPPANVGLARAKLKEAGRPDGFEFTLLILPGGQRQAVGQAIQAMAAEAGIRVKLQVVEEGAIIDAISHLTHQAALSEWSGRPDPDFDIYPFTTKSGIGSFNYAGYVNPKLETALDAARYLSNMSQRRRAYGEATKILADDMPYVWLYFPKEYKLVSTRVGGFVDQPDGMMRFRSVWLGP encoded by the coding sequence ATGCGGAGCTGGATTGCCCCGACGCTTGCAGGCCTGATGGTGGCCGGTCTCATCGCCGCCGCATCCGCCCAGGGCGGCCGGCGGGGCGGAACCTTGACCGCCGCGATCGACCGGGACCCGCCCACGATGGACCCCCACCGCTCCGGCTCCGCCGTGGACCGCCAAGTGTACCAGAACCTGTACGACAAACTCGTGGACACCGACGCCAGGCTGGCCATCGTTCCGATGCTCGCAACCTCCTGGGCGATCTCGCCGGACGGGAAGGCGGTCACGTTCAAGCTCCGCCCCAGCGTCAAGTTTCAGGACGGGACTCCGTTCAACGCGGACGCGGTAAAGTACAACTTCGACCGGATGAAATTCGACTCCACGTTCCCGTCGAACCGGCGCAGCGAGCTTGGACCGATGGCCGGGGTCACGGTCGTCGATCCCTCGACGGTTCGGATCATCCTGGAGCAGCCGTACAGCCCATTACTGTACGTCCTGACGGACCGGGCCGGGATGATGGTGTCACCCGCGGCGGCACAAAAGGAGGGCCTCAACTACGCGCTGCATCCGGTGGGCACCGGGCCGTTCTCATTCGTGGAGAAGGTCCCTCAAGATCACATCACGCTGCAGCGGAACCCGGATTACTGGGGGAAGGGGTTGCCCTATCTCGAGCGGGTCGTCTTCCGCGAGATCACCGACGACAACGCCCGCGTGGCAAACCTGAAATCCGGCGATGCGCAGATCATCAACATCGTCCCGGCGGCGCAGGTGCAGGCGCTCGCGAAGGAAGCCGCCCAGCCCGGCTCGCGCTTCCGGCTGATCGAGGCCGGCGCGATGGCGTGGACGGCACTCCCGCTCAATACGACCAAGCCGCCGTTCGACAACAAGCTGCTCCGGCAGGCCTTCAACGCCACGATCAACCGCGAGGCGATCGCCAACGTCGTCCTTCAAAAAGCGGTCTACCCGGCGTACTCGTTCTTCCCGAACGGCACGCCCGCCTACGATCCGACATGGAAGCTGCCGCCGGCCAATGTCGGGCTTGCCCGGGCGAAGCTCAAGGAGGCCGGCCGCCCGGACGGGTTCGAGTTCACGCTGCTGATTCTGCCGGGCGGGCAACGCCAGGCGGTCGGTCAGGCGATCCAGGCGATGGCGGCGGAGGCGGGGATTCGTGTGAAACTCCAGGTCGTCGAGGAGGGCGCGATCATCGACGCGATCAGCCACCTGACGCATCAGGCCGCGCTAAGTGAATGGAGCGGGCGCCCCGACCCGGATTTCGACATCTACCCGTTTACCACGAAGTCGGGGATCGGATCGTTCAACTACGCCGGCTACGTCAACCCGAAGCTCGAGACGGCCCTCGACGCGGCGCGATACCTGAGCAACATGAGCCAGCGCCGGCGGGCGTACGGCGAAGCGACCAAGATCCTCGCCGACGACATGCCGTACGTCTGGCTCTACTTTCCGAAGGAGTACAAGCTGGTCTCAACTCGGGTGGGGGGTTTCGTCGATCAGCCAGACGGGATGATGCGGTTCCGGAGCGTGTGGCTCGGGCCGTAG